The proteins below are encoded in one region of Apium graveolens cultivar Ventura chromosome 4, ASM990537v1, whole genome shotgun sequence:
- the LOC141720962 gene encoding putative calcium-transporting ATPase 13, plasma membrane-type, producing the protein MSSLINLNLLCMESVSQLQTISNLNRKRWHLAFATIYCSRAFSHPHKSSKPHNYMKIAPENRVIDVSLASFPKVKQSSLVQLVRNRDLDHLVTLGGVDGLVSALKTDVDQGIHADLNDITQRQEAFGINTYPRLPSKSFFSFVLEAFKDPTILILLVCAALSLAFGMKEDGPKEGWYDGGSIFVAVFLVISVSAISNFRQSRQFDKLSKVSNNIQVEVVRKGRRQQISVFDIVVGDVVCLKIGDQVPADGVFVEGHSLQIDEASMTGESDHVEVNLDKNPFLISGTKVADGYAKFVVTSVGMNTTWGEMMSSISHDSSEETPLQARLNKLTSSIGKIGLAVAFLVLVVLLLRFFTGNTKDDDGKTEFNGSKTKVDDIINGVVGIIAAAVTIVVVAIPEGLPLAVTLTLAYSMKRMMADQAMVRKLSACETMGSATTICTDKTGTLTMNQMKVTKFCLGHESMEEWSSTSIASSIIELFHQGVGLNTTGSVYKANLGSELEFSGSPTEKAILSWSVMELNMDMEELKRSSKLIHVEAFNSEKKRSGILMKKNGDNTMHVHWKGAAEMIIAMCSHYYDPLGNMKVMDDAERMEFNLLVQGMAASSLRCIAFAHTQVSEHECYDGKVKVKDNSLTLLGLVGLKDPCRPGVRKAVQDCQHAGVHVKMITGDNVFTAKAIATECGILRLDQDMDGAVVEGVEFRNYTQAERMEKVDKICVMARSSPFDKLLMVQCLKQKGHVVAVTGDGTNDAPALKEADIGLSMGIQGTEVAKESSDIVILDDNFASVATVLRWGRCVYNNIQKFIQFQLTVNVAALVINFVAAISSGDVPLTAVQLLWVNLIMDTLGALALATEQPTKELMDKRPVGRTEPLISNIMWRNLIAQALYQIVVLLTLQFGGEKIFNVNEKVKDTLIFNTFVLCQVFNEFNARKLEKKNVFEGIHKNKLFLGIIGITIVLQVVMVEFLKKFADTERLNWGQWGACIGIAILSWPIGFLVKYIPVPEKPFFSFLKGRT; encoded by the coding sequence ATGTCTTCTCTGATTAATTTAAATCTGCTTTGCATGGAATCTGTGAGTCAATTGCAGACCATCAGTAATCTTAATAGAAAACGATGGCACTTGGCTTTTGCAACTATATACTGTTCAAGAGCCTTCTCTCATCCTCACAAATCATCTAAACCACATAATTACATGAAAATCGCGCCTGAAAATCGTGTTATTGATGTTTCTTTAGCTTCTTTCCCAAAGGTCAAACAGTCGAGTTTGGTGCAATTAGTTAGGAACAGGGATCTAGACCACCTTGTGACTCTCGGTGGTGTAGACGGTTTAGTTTCTGCTCTCAAGACAGATGTGGATCAGGGAATACATGCAGATTTGAATGATATTACACAACGACAGGAAGCGTTTGGTATAAATACTTACCCTCGGCTGCCTTCAAAGAGTTTCTTTAGTTTTGTGTTGGAAGCATTCAAAGATCCAACCATTCTTATTCTCCTTGTTTGTGCTGCACTCTCTCTCGCTTTTGGTATGAAAGAAGACGGGCCAAAAGAAGGATGGTACGACGGTGGTAGCATATTTGTAGCAGTTTTTCTGGTGATTTCTGTCTCTGCAATCAGTAATTTCAGGCAAAGCAGACAATTCGACAAATTGTCTAAGGTGAGCAATAATATTCAGGTGGAAGTAGTGAGAAAAGGAAGGCGTCAACAGATTTCCGTATTTGATATCGTCGTGGGAGATGTTGTCTGCTTGAAGATTGGTGATCAAGTTCCTGCTGATGGAGTGTTTGTGGAGGGTCATTCTCTACAAATTGATGAAGCAAGTATGACAGGGGAAAGTGATCATGTGGAAGTTAATCTTGACAAAAATCCGTTTCTTATTTCGGGTACAAAAGTGGCTGATGGATATGCTAAGTTTGTAGTCACTTCTGTTGGCATGAATACAACTTGGGGAGAGATGATGAGTTCAATTAGTCACGATTCTAGTGAAGAAACGCCTCTCCAAGCACGGCTCAACAAACTCACCTCATCAATAGGTAAGATTGGTTTGGCAGTAGCTTTTCTAGTACTTGTAGTCTTGTTGCTTAGGTTTTTCACGGGAAATACGAAGGACGATGATGGAAAAACTGAGTTCAATGGAAGCAAGACTAAGGTTGACGATATTATTAATGGTGTTGTGGGGATAATCGCTGCTGCAGTTACCATTGTAGTTGTCGCCATACCTGAGGGATTGCCCTTGGCAGTCACCCTTACACTTGCTTACTCGATGAAGAGAATGATGGCAGATCAGGCTATGGTGAGGAAGCTATCTGCTTGTGAGACTATGGGCTCTGCCACGACTATTTGTACAGATAAAACAGGTACTCTAACAATGAACCAAATGAAGGTGACTAAGTTTTGCCTTGGACATGAATCAATGGAAGAATGGAGTTCTACTTCTATTGCTTCCAGCATTATTGAATTATTTCACCAAGGAGTTGGTTTAAACACAACCGGCAGCGTTTACAAGGCTAATTTAGGATCCGAGTTGGAGTTCTCAGGTAGTCCTACTGAAAAGGCAATTCTCTCGTGGTCAGTCATGGAGCTAAATATGGATATGGAGGAACTGAAGAGGAGTTCTAAACTTATACATGTGGAAGCATTCAATTCAGAGAAAAAGAGAAGTGGCATTCTAATGAAGAAAAATGGCGACAACACTATGCATGTGCATTGGAAAGGAGCTGCAGAAATGATAATAGCAATGTGTAGTCACTATTATGACCCACTTGGAAACATGAAAGTCATGGATGATGCTGAAAGGATGGAATTTAATCTACTTGTTCAAGGTATGGCTGCAAGTAGTCTCCGATGCATAGCATTTGCACATACGCAAGTCTCTGAACATGAATGCTACGACGGGAAAGTCAAAGTAAAAGACAACAGCTTGACCCTATTGGGTCTAGTTGGTTTAAAGGATCCATGCCGGCCTGGTGTAAGAAAAGCTGTTCAAGATTGTCAACATGCTGGTGTGCATGTAAAGATGATCACTGGAGACAATGTTTTCACTGCAAAAGCAATAGCCACTGAGTGTGGAATACTAAGGCTTGACCAGGATATGGATGGAGCAGTGGTTGAGGGTGTGGAATTTCGGAACTACACCCAAGCTGAGCGAATGGAGAAAGTTGATAAAATCTGTGTGATGGCAAGATCATCACCATTCGACAAGCTTTTGATGGTACAATGCCTTAAACAGAAGGGACATGTCGTTGCAGTTACTGGTGATGGAACAAATGATGCACCTGCCCTAAAAGAAGCTGATATTGGTCTCTCCATGGGGATCCAGGGTACAGAGGTTGCAAAAGAGAGCTCGGATATAGTTATCTTGGATGACAATTTTGCATCTGTGGCAACTGTTTTGAGATGGGGAAGATGTGTTTACAACAACATCCAGAAATTCATTCAGTTTCAGCTAACGGTAAATGTGGCAGCTCTTGTAATTAACTTTGTGGCAGCTATATCATCTGGAGACGTACCATTAACAGCAGTCCAGTTACTTTGGGTAAATCTGATTATGGACACATTGGGCGCTCTTGCACTTGCTACTGAACAACCAACCAAAGAGCTTATGGACAAGCGGCCTGTGGGTCGTACAGAGCCACTCATATCAAATATAATGTGGAGGAACCTGATAGCTCAAGCCTTGTACCAGATTGTAGTTCTCTTGACATTACAATTTGGAGGAGAAAAGATCTTTAATGTCAACGAAAAGGTAAAAGACACCTTGATTTTCAATACATTTGTCCTTTGCCAGGTTTTCAACGAGTTCAACGCGAGAAAGCTAGAAAAGAAGAATGTTTTTGAGGGCATACATAAGAACAAGCTGTTTCTCGGGATTATTGGGATCACAATTGTTCTCCAAGTTGTGATGGTAGAATTTTTAAAGAAGTTCGCAGATACAGAAAGATTGAATTGGGGACAATGGGGAGCATGCATTGGTATAGCTATTCTCTCTTGGCCTATCGGTTTCCTGGTAAAGTACATACCTGTTCCAGAAAAACCATTCTTCAGCTTTCTGAAGGGAAGAACTTGA
- the LOC141719622 gene encoding protein FAR1-RELATED SEQUENCE 5-like — protein sequence MNVIGNIHGGNDKVGFNFQHVRNVLKDERKERFEISDAQAGLDLLHRLNEESGSKYFIRTEVDEENQLKCLVWIDPRCIMAYQNFGDVMAFDTTYRTNRYAMPFVPFTGVNHHYQSVIFGFALMMDEHASTFEWILRTWLEGVGNNPPLTIITDQDQAMASAIVTDFNHCIYKSLTECIFEARWASFVEKYHLQEHKWLNELYELKRKWILAYTRNTFSAFQNSTSRSEEMNSFFDKYVSSATGLKEFIENSQKALARQFMREKEEDYVTINLKRPMKLHTTLEYHASCIYTKEMFRRFQDELFESSKYFVEKDR from the exons ATGAATGTGATTGGTAACATTCATGGAGGTAATGATAAAGTTGGTTTCAATTTTCAACATGTTAGGAATGTGTTAAAAGACGAGAGGAAGGAAAGGTTTGAGATTAGTGACGCCCAAGCGGGGTTGGACTTGTTGCATAGGTTGAATGAAGAAAGTggttctaaatattttattaggaCCGAAGTTGATGAAGAGAATCAGCTGAAGTGTCTAGTATGGATTGATCCGAGATGTATAATGGCTTACCAAAATTTTGGCGATGTTATGGCTTTTGACACCACTTATCGGACAAATAGGTATGCAATGCCATTTGTCCCATTTACCGGAGTCAATCATCATTATCAATCGGTAATTTTCGGGTTTGCATTGATGATGGATGAACATGCATCAACTTTTGAGTGGATTCTTCGTACTTGGCTTGAAGGTGTGGGGAATAATCCTCCATTGACTATAATCACGGATCAAGATCAAGCCATGGCAAGCGCTATTGTG ACGGACTTCAACCATTGCATTTATAAATCTCTCACCGAATGTATTTTTGAGGCTAGATGGGCGTCGTTTGTGGAAAAGTATCACTTGCAAGAGCATAAATGGTTAAATGAGTTATATGAGTTGAAGCGCAAGTGGATTCTTGCATATACTAGAAACACATTTTCGGCATTTCAAAATAGTACATCGAGGAGTGAGGAGATGAATTCTTTCTTTGATAAGTATGTGAGTTCGGCAACGGGTTTGAAGGAATTCATTGAAAATTCCCAAAAAGCATTGGCAAGGCAATTCATGAGGGAGAAAGAAGAAGATTATGTCACCATTAATCTAAAACGTCCCATGAAATTGCATACCACATTGGAGTATCATGCTTCTTGTATCTACACTAAGGAAATGTTTAGAAGATTTCAAGATGAATTGtttgagtcttcaaaatactTTGTTGAAAAAGACCGATGA